In a genomic window of Pseudodesulfovibrio senegalensis:
- a CDS encoding DUF1565 domain-containing protein: protein MVFALPNIAKANQTNTVIGTGDPAQDVRNVQAAVDRGGTVMLRGSFDFGDEGRIIINKKATIRGETDSLGLPTTVIRGGFWVFYSKLPVPAAPPAKKGPLIDIRNIRFNRPKGAAIHIVYASGVTIRNVEVENVRPQELKRPWRESETLRFASGIVVGTRVAHPQTPVRMAVTGVVTIAGNRLHMLCDRPTMTSGHGIIADRTWGAILKIENNTVTRASRNGIEALDNDRGGNDEAGIVISGNRVVTDDEGISHPNMFTPNGIVAGWFLDTSGGTNPEKNSPVSILGNRVEIRGPSSTGLLLFADGVVAAGNDIIAAGGEKSLGIVQTGSRGLILDNRIRGHAQYAIFNVPFERLSASANTIAWNRLDEFTGYKGQILLRGGVNTVLGTALINDKGKADSHRDLQRPEVPGNELDSEDWEPVDTLP from the coding sequence ATGGTTTTCGCGCTGCCCAACATCGCCAAAGCAAACCAGACCAACACGGTCATCGGCACAGGAGACCCGGCTCAGGACGTCAGGAACGTGCAGGCAGCCGTGGACCGGGGCGGAACAGTCATGCTCCGGGGCAGCTTCGACTTTGGCGACGAAGGGAGAATCATCATCAACAAGAAGGCCACGATCAGGGGGGAAACCGACTCACTGGGCCTGCCCACGACTGTCATCAGGGGCGGGTTCTGGGTTTTTTACAGCAAGCTGCCCGTACCGGCTGCGCCCCCCGCCAAAAAAGGGCCGCTTATCGACATCCGCAACATCCGCTTCAACCGCCCCAAAGGCGCTGCCATCCACATCGTCTATGCCTCGGGAGTGACCATCCGCAACGTGGAGGTGGAAAACGTCCGGCCGCAGGAACTGAAACGGCCCTGGCGCGAATCCGAAACCCTGCGCTTTGCCTCGGGCATCGTGGTGGGCACGCGTGTGGCCCACCCGCAAACACCGGTACGCATGGCCGTGACCGGCGTAGTGACCATTGCCGGAAACCGCCTGCACATGCTTTGCGACCGGCCCACCATGACCTCCGGCCACGGCATCATTGCGGACCGCACATGGGGAGCCATCCTGAAAATCGAGAACAACACGGTGACCCGTGCCTCGAGAAACGGCATTGAGGCCCTGGACAACGACCGGGGCGGCAACGACGAGGCAGGCATCGTCATCTCCGGCAATCGCGTGGTCACGGACGACGAAGGCATTTCCCATCCCAACATGTTCACGCCCAACGGCATTGTCGCGGGCTGGTTTCTGGACACCTCCGGAGGCACGAACCCGGAAAAGAACAGCCCGGTCAGCATCCTGGGCAACCGGGTGGAAATACGCGGCCCATCCTCCACAGGGCTGTTGCTGTTTGCGGACGGCGTGGTCGCTGCCGGCAACGACATCATTGCGGCGGGCGGCGAAAAATCGCTGGGCATCGTCCAAACCGGTTCGCGCGGGCTCATTCTCGACAACCGCATACGCGGACACGCCCAATACGCCATCTTCAACGTGCCGTTCGAGCGCCTTTCCGCATCGGCCAACACCATCGCCTGGAACAGGCTCGACGAATTCACCGGCTACAAAGGCCAAATCCTGTTGCGGGGTGGCGTGAACACGGTACTCGGCACCGCCCTGATCAACGACAAGGGCAAGGCCGATTCCCACCGGGATCTGCAGCGCCCCGAAGTGCCGGGAAACGAGCTGGACAGCGAGGACTGGGAGCCGGTGGACACCCTGCCCTGA
- a CDS encoding DUF2325 domain-containing protein produces the protein MCAALIGGMDRLKRDYIDEAKRHGVKLKCYTGKERSIGNTMGNVDFVVMFTNKVSHKAKRDIVKALKSKKTPVYMHHSCGVSTLRRCLGDVSN, from the coding sequence ATGTGCGCGGCCCTCATCGGCGGTATGGACAGATTGAAGCGGGACTACATTGACGAAGCCAAACGGCATGGTGTGAAACTGAAATGCTATACCGGGAAGGAGCGTTCCATCGGGAACACAATGGGCAACGTGGACTTTGTCGTGATGTTCACCAACAAGGTTTCCCACAAGGCGAAAAGGGACATCGTCAAGGCGCTGAAAAGCAAGAAGACCCCCGTCTACATGCATCACTCCTGCGGCGTGAGCACGCTGCGCAGGTGTCTGGGAGACGTCAGCAATTAG